One Helicobacter pylori genomic window, TCTTTAATGGTGGCATAAAAGATCATACCCTTTGATTGGAGCTTTAAAACAAAATAGGTTTTTTGATCTTTAGTTTTAGGGTATTGCAACAAGATTTGAGCGTTCAGGCTTGTAGGTTTTGAAAAATCAAGCTTTTGGTAATTCAAGTATTCTAAATAAAGATTGAGTGCTAACAAAAGGCTTAAAAACACCCCACACCATAAGTATTCTTTGGGGGTTGCAAGAAGTTCAAACGCCCCCTGAAAAGTTTTATCTTTCAAGTTGTGGGTATTTCAAATTTAGTTTCTTGTCCCTCTTCTAAATGAGAATCTATGGGCATGTCTTCATAGCGCGTGAAAGGAGCGTTAAAGCGCGTATAAACCGTTCCTGTAGCCCCATTCCTGTTTTTAGCCACAATGATTTCAGCCTCTTCAATACTGCCATTTTGCTTGTGGATACGCCTTTCTTCATTAACTTTTAGGTGCAACTCTTGCGCCTCTTCAATTTTGCCTTCTTTTTTGAGTTTGTCTATTTTGTTGTCTTCAGCCCTCATTTGATAGATATAACCTCTATACAAAAATAAAACAATATCAGCGTCCTGTTCAATCCCTCCGCTGTCTTTAATATCCGAAAGAATGGGCCGTTTATCGTCTCGGTTTTCCAGGCTGCGGTTGAGTTGCACTAACGCTACGATAGGGATTTCTAATTCTCTGGCTAAAGTTTTAAGCTCCCTTGAAATTTCAGCGATCTGTTCATGGCGTTCTTTAGTGGCTTTATTCCCTGACATGAGTTGCAAATAGTCAATAAAAGCGATACCCAATTCCTTGTGTTGGGATTTAAGCTTTCGCAGTTGCAAGCGGATTTGCTCTATCCTCACATAACTTTTATCGTAGAAAAAGAGTTTTTTTTGCGAAAGGTGATCGTAGCATTTGGCTAAATTTTCCCATTGATCATCATCAAGCCTCCCGCTTTCTAAATCATGCATGTTAATAGAAGTGAGATCCGATAACGCCCTTAAAGCGAGTTGCTCTGCGGACATTTCTAAACTAAAAACCGCTACCCCCCTATCGTCATTGAGCGCAGCTAAGACCATGTTCATCATCAAACTGGTTTTACCCATAGACGGCCTTGCCCCTATAATGACTAAACTCCCCTTATTAAAACCGCTCGTATAATTATCCAACTGGACAAATCCAGTCGGTATGCCAGTAACTTCCAAACTCCCCTTTCTTTGGTTTTCCGTAATAAGATCCATTGCGCTTTCAAGCACTTCTTTAATGCTCCTAAAGCCCTCTATCGTGCTGCCATTCAATAACGCATAGACTTCTCGCTCCACAGTGCCTAAAATATCGCTGGATTTTTGCGCGCTTTCTAGGGCTTGCTCTCTAATGGTGTTGGCCAAGCCAAAAAGTTTTCGTTTAATGGAAGCGTTTTTAATCTCTTCCACATAGGCTTCAATATTATCTATGGGGCTTGCCGCAAAAATAGCGACTAGATCTTCTTCTTTGATTTGCTTGTCTTTAGGCATTTTTTGGCGGATAAAATTCTCATCAATGGGGCAATCTTCTTCATGCAGTTTTAAAGCGATTTCAAAAAACAAGCCGTTAGGCGGGTAGTAAAAATCGCTAGGCTCTAAAACGCTATGAACCTCTTCAATCTTATGATTGGCCAACACAATGCCTGAAAGCACGATCCTTTCAATGTTTTGCAATTGTTGCAAATGCTTTAAATGATCCATTTTTATCCTTTTATAGTCGTTTGATCTTTTCTATCAAATCTAGGGGCGTTAAAGCGTAGTTATTCTTAAATTCTAAACCCGCTAGGGCGTGCGCCAAACTTGCGTTAATGGCGGCGTCTAAAGGCGTGTAGTTTTGAGAAAGTAGGCTTACAATCAGCCCCGCTAACACATCGCCACTCCCAGCTTTGGCTAAAGCCACGCTCCCTAAATTGTTGATAAAAGTTCGCCCTTGATGAGCGATCAGGGTATTAGCCCCCTTTAAAAGCAAAACCACTTTGGGGTATTTTTGAGAAAAATCCCTTGCGATTTCTAGTTTATTGTCTAGTAATTCTAGCATGCTTATATTGATCCCCACTAATTTCAATAACGATAAAAACTCTTTAGGGTGAGGGGTTAAGATCACTTCTTTTTCTAAGGCTTGTAACACCTCTTTATGATAAAAAACGCCCGCATCTAAAACGCATGGGGCTAATTCAAGCCACTTCTTAAAATCCTTTGGAATATTTTCTAACCCCATGCCAAGAGCGAACGCGCTTAAGGGGTTAGGGAAATTTTCACAAAAAACCAATTCTAAAGGCTTGTTATTAGAAGTTATCTCGCATTCTAACGCTTGAATACTCACCACCCCAGATCCAAAACTTAACGCACTTATTGCGCTCAATAACCCCGCCCCACTATGCTTACCCAAAAGTACATGTGCATGCCCGTAATCGCCTTTGTGAGCGTTTTTTCTATCCCTTAAGGGCAGTTTGAGATCGCTTTTTTCTAGTAAAAAAGTGTCTGTTGGGATCTCATAGGTTTGATGAAAAACCCCTAAATGCCCCACCTTCAATTCCCCTACATAGTCTTTAGCCCTATCGCTCAATAAGCATGATTTGATAGCGCCCATGCTGATAGTCAAATCCGCTTTAAACGCCCTCTTATCCACCCTGCCTTTAGAATCGATCCCGCTAGGAATGTCGCAAGCGATTTTAAAGCGCGCTTTTTGAGAAAGGCTTTCAAAATCTAAAAACGGCTCTAATTCGCCCTTAAAAGCGCTCCCTACCACGCAATCCACTAACACATCGCATTCCAAATCTTTAGGATTGTCTTCCCATGTTTTGATGGCTACCCCTACTTTTTTGGCCCTTTCTTTTTGCAATTGGCACATGGGGCTTTTGGCTAATTTCATTTCAAAAACTAGCGTTTTAAAACGCCCCACTAAACGCCTGGCTAATGCATAGCCATCGCCCCCATTATCCCCGCTCCCACAAAGGATAATGACTTTAGCGCCTAAAGAAGCGTTTTGTAAAACCGCCCTTTCTAAAGCCATAGCGGCGTTTTCCATTAAAATGTCTTCGCTTAAATTAAATTCTTCAAGCGCCCTTTTGTCTAGGGCATTCACTTTTTCATACACTGAAAGCATCTTTATCCTTGAAATTGAACGCAAAACGAATTTTCATAAAACGATCCTTTTAAAGAGGGTTCGCTATGAATTTCTAAACGCATTTTATACTTTTCACACACTTTTTTCACTAAATCTAACCCTATACCATAACCCAACACGCCAGAATTGAAACGCGCATAACGAACGCTTAATTCTGCGATCTTGTCTTTAGGGATTTCATACCCTAAATTTTTCACTTTCAAAAACGCATGCGTTAGCTCTATATGGATATACCCATGCATGACGCTGTATTTGATCGCGTTCATGAGCAAATTGCTATAAAGCGAAATGAAATCCTGCTCTTTAGCCTTAAACTCCACTCCCACTAAATCGCTTTTAAATTCCAGCTTGTGGTAGTCTATCATCTCGCTAAAAAGCGTGTTTTCTTTAATAATCAGGGCTTTTAAATCTAAAAGCATGGGGGTTTCGCGCTCAATATCTTGCATCACTAAATACGAGAGCGAGCGGTATAAAAAACTCATGCGCTGGATGGCGATTTTAATGCGGCGGTGTTGTTGGTTGTCTTCTAAGGTTTTTAACGACAAGACTAAAGCGCTCATGGGGGTGTTTAATTCATGCGTGGTGTTTTTTAAAAAATGATCAATGCGGGTGATTTCATTCCTAATGGGCTTTAAAAACAAACGCCCCAAAAACACAGAAACCCCTATCACGCATAAAAACGCTATGACAAACACTAAAACAATGTTACGATACAAGGAAGAAAAATGAAGGGGTTTAGAATTTTTAAAAAGCATTTTAGCCACGCCTAAGTGAGCGAAAGTTTCATCGCTAAACAGGTAATACTCCCCCTTGAAACTAAAAAAGCCCGCTTCTTTATGGTTTTTAATCAAATTTTCGCTTTCAGGGATATTAGAATACAAAACACGCCTTTTGCTATCAAAAAGGGCTATGGAAGCGTCTTTATAGCGTGAAATCAGAGCGTTTAAAGCGTTTTGATAATCCCCATGCGTTTGCATGTGCAAAGCAACCACTTCGCTAGCGATCTTAGAAGCCATTTTGTCCATGTCCATGCGTATCATTTTGATTTTTTCGTTTTTTTCATAGTTAAACGCTAAAACGCTAATCACTAGCATCAACACAAACGAAGAGCCCAAATAAGTCCCTAAAAAGAGTTTAAGGGATTTTTTTTCATAGTGGGTTAAAGCGATAGCCCACCCCCTTATGCGTTTCTATGCAATTTTTACCTAAAAGCTTGCGCAACACTTTAATGTAAGTGCGCAAGGTGGAATCATCAATAGCTTGCTCCCATAAATTATTTTCTAACACTTGAGAGCTAATGATTTGCCCCTTATGCTCTAAAAAGTATTCTAAAAGCTGGGCGGTTTTGGGCGCTAGGATTTCCTTTTTCCCTTTAATATTCAAAGAGTGTTGGTAATAAAAAATGTTAGGCATGATTTCTATGGGATCATCATTGAAAAACCTTTTAATGCGCGCTTCTAATTCGTCCAAATCAAAAGGCTTTTTCAAATAATCGCTCGCTCCTAAATTAAAAGCGTTTTTTAAGGTAGCGTTATCCTGTAAGGCGGTGATAAAAATCACAGGCGTAGAGATTAAAAAATCGTTTTTGATGTGTTTGAACAATTCCAAGCTATTCATTTCAGGCACTTGCACATCTAAAAGCAAGAGATTGAAGCGCTCAACAGAGAGCCTTTCATAAGCTTCTTTCCCATTAAAAGCACAAGACACTTCATAGCCCAAATGCTCCAAAAACTCCTTAACACTCTCGCTTAAAAGGTAATCGTCTTCTAGTAAAAAAATCTTTTTTTGCATGGGGGTATTGTAGCGCTAATTCTATAGCCTTTATACTAAAGGCGGTTATGAAAAACACCCTCTTTAAAAAGACACCGCCTTATCTTATCAGCCGTTTTTAGAATGCAATAAATCTTTATTGTATTCCAACATGATATTTTGTAAATCAAGTTTATATAACACATTTTCAATATAAGTAAAATAAAGGCTTTCTTGTTCTTCTTTTAAGCCTTTAGATAAAATCACATCGCAATCTTTAAAATACAAACAAATGTGTTTATTTTGCGTTTGAGATATTTTCGCATGGTTAAAAGCATCAATATAGATTAAATTTTCCCATTTATCCAAAAGATCAAATTCTTCTATAGAGCGAGCCAAGCATAAAGGCACAATATGGTGCAATTCAAAGCCCTTTTCTTTTTTAACGCCATGTTTTTCAAAATAAAGGGCTTTTTCTTTAATAGAGCGTTTGAGTTTTTTATCGTTTTGTTTGTTTTCTTCATTGAGCGTTTTTAAAATAAGCCTCTCTTTATTGGTTTCAAAAAACACGCTTTGTTCTAGCAAGCTAAAAATTTGTTGGGCTTGATTTTTCCAATTATGATAATCTCTCTTTTCTAGCTTATTCCCATTAAAATGGTTAGGGTCGCAATAATCTTGCACTAACTCTTTTAATTTTTCTTTTTGGATACGGCTTAAACTCCTATATTCTCTAACATATTCTATAATTTCACTTCTAGTAAAATTTTCAATATTTAAAAATGTAACAAAAAACATCATTTCTTCAATGTCTAAATAATGGTTGTCAAGCTCTATCATTACCTCTCTGCATTCTGCTCCAAAACCTTGCAAAAGATTTTCTAAAGATTGCGTGTAACAAAATTTTTTTCTTAACAAATCTTGTGCGTTTAAAAATTCTATAGCTAAGGGAGTTAAACGGATATATTTAATATTGCTTTGAATGTAGGGGTTTGTAGGTTCCTTATTTTTATTGTAGCGTTCAATCAACCCCATTCTATGTATATCCACAAAAAGATTTTTTCTCAAGCTATCTTGGGTTACTTGATTCTTTTTTCCTAAATTGTCTTGAGGCATTTCAGACTTGCAGATATTATCAACCACTTTTGCATAAACCTCTTCGCCTATGATATTGCTAGGGCGTTGGCTCATATCGGTGGTGCGAATTTGTAAAAAATCTTCTCCCACTTCATTGAAAATAGCTTGAATAATGGTTTTAATTTTATTTTGATCGTAACGATTGTGTTGGGACAAGTGCAAGCCCCTATAATCAGAGCTTTTTATGCGATTGGCTAAGAATTTCAAACACTCTTTACTAGGATCAAGCTGTGTGATTTCTAGCAAAATTTTTTCTAATTTTGGCATGTTAAATATCCTTTTTTATTTGTATTCATTATACCTAAACATTTCCAAACTCTCATGCACATATCCAGCATGGCTCTCACACCCTATAAAATTACGCCCCAAACTTTTAGCCACTAAGCTAGTCATTCCACTGCCGCTAAACAAATCTAAAATCAAATCGTTTTCATTAGAGCTAGCCTTTATCATGCGTTCAATGAGCGCTTTAGGTTTAATGCTAGGGTGTTTTGGCTTAAGGATTTTACCATTCTCTTTTTCAACATGCCTTTGTGAAGTGATTTCCCACACATCAAGGCATAATTTGCCCTTAGGGTTAGGGAACCAGCGTTTGTTGTTTTTTAAAATCCCCTTACTTTGAGCATGCTTGATGCGTTCAGTGGATTCATAAGCAATGCGAACTTCATCGGCATTAAAAGTGTAGTTTTTCTTGTGCATGCTATAAAATAAAATGCTTTCTTGCGCGTGGTTATAACGCTTTTTGGCGTTGGCAAACCCATCTTTTTTAACCCAAGTGATAAAATTTAAAAAATGCGCTTTTTTTTGACGCAAATACGCTAAAAATAAAGCGCAATTAAAAGGGGTATTAAAGATATAAAAACTCCCCGTATCTTTGATTTTGGGTAGCATTTTATCAATCCAAGCGTAAGAAAATGTTAAAAACTCTTCATCATTTTTAAAACTATCCCATGAAGCAATTTTAAGATTGTAAGGAGGATCAATAATGGCTAAATCAACGCTTTTATCTTCTAATTTGTCTAAGAACATGAAAACATCTTCTATATAAATTTTATTCAAAATCAAACAAGTTTCCTAATTTTTGCTCAATCAAGGGTTTATAATTTTCATAGAGTTCATAACCTATAAAATTTCTTTTTAAAAGCTTTGCTTCTCTTAAGGTTGTCCCGCTCCCACTAAATGGATCTAGCACTACATCGCCCACACAACTATACAACCTAATCAAACGCCTTGCTAATTCAGCCGGCATTAAAGCCGCATGCTTACCAAAAGCAATATCGTTTTTATTAGGGATTGGGATTTCCCAAATTTGTTTGGTAAATTCCACCCATTCCTCTTGAGTCAATTGGCTTTGTTCTTTTTGCTCCTCTGTGGGTTGTTTGGGTTTGCCGTCTTTGACAAACACGCCGATAAATTCTATAGTATTTTGCGCATAAAAATTTCTAGGATAAGGGTAGCTCCCAAACATCAATCTTTTAGTAGGATTGGCGCGTTTCCAAATATAGACATCTAGCAAGAACATTTTAGGCTTGTTTTCTAGCATGTTGTTTAAATCATGCAAAATGGAGCGCTGAATATCAGCATGCAAATCAAAAATATGGCGGTTGTAGTGCGTGTTTAAAACCTTTTTAAGCATGGGCATTAAAGGCACATTAATGCATAGCTTACCATTGGGTTTTAACGCTCTGTAGCACTCAAGCCAAACTTTTAAAAGACCTAAAAGATAATCTTCATATTTTTCTAACGCCCCCAAATCTTCAACATGTTGGGCTGAATGCTGCAAATCTTGTGTGCCATTTTTTGCATAATCTTTGATGTTGAAATAAGGCGGGCTTGTGATGATCAAATCCACGCTATTATCTGGCGCTTCATGCATGTTGGTACTGCTATGATAAAACACTTTATTGATATTCAATCTTATTTTTACCTTTTATTAAACTCCAATGGGTTTCACAGAGATAATTTTACAATGAAATAGGGGTATTTTAAAAAATGAGTCAGTCAAGGCAATCTAAAATTTCAATAAGCCAAACTCCTTAACGCTCTCGCTTAAAAGGTAATCGTCTTCTAGTAAAAAAATCTTTTTTGCATGGGGGTATTGTAGTGCTTAATGAGTGAGCTTTGTTATAATACTTTTTCATGTTTTTTAAGGAGCGTGATAATGAAAACGAACGAAGCGCAATTTTATGAAATTTTAGAAAACCTTTTTATAGGTGTTAAGATTGAAGACAAACAAGAAAGCCTTTTAGATCCTAACGCTAAAGCGATGAAAAATGGCATGCTCAATCTCATGAAGGCTAAGAGCAAGTATTATCAAAGCAAAAAACAAGAATTAGAAAAATTCATTGATTTAAAATGCCAAAATAACAACGATCTCAAAGAAGAATTGTTTGACAAACTCTATAGCTTTTTCAAGCGTTATTTGAGCGCTAATGGAGGGATTTATTTCAACGACACGCCCCTTTATGATAGCCTTTATACTAAAAGCGATTATGAAAAATGCTCCCTTAAAAAAGACACCGCCTTATTTTATAAAACCAAAGATCTTTATTATGTGAAAAGCGAAACGAATTATAAGGATTTTTGCTTTGAATTAGAAAACATTACTTTTAATTTTGACACTTCTTCATTAGAAAGCAAAAAGAATAATGAAAAAGTGGATTTAGTCTTTAATCTAAAAGATACAGACACAAAAACTAACACCCTAAACTTTAGCGTTACTCTCAGCAGTAAGGGGAATCAAACAAAAATAAGTGAAATTCTAAAAGAATGTTTAAATCAAGGCGTTGAACTTGATGAAGAAGTGTTAAAAAAAGCGTTGGGGAAATTCAAAAAGCAAGGCAGTATGGATTATTTTATCCATAAAAACGCGCTAGGGTTTTTAAAAGAGCAATTGGATTTGTATTTGTTTGAATACCTTTTTAAAGAAATGACTGAATTTGATGACAAACGCCTTAATGGAATCAACACCATTAAGGAAGTGGCCTTGCAAGTGATTTTATTAGTGAGCGAATTTGAAAACGAACTCTGTAAGATTTGGAACAAACCTCGTTTTGTATTAAACTCGCATTTCATTGTAAGCCTAGACCGATTAAAAGCTAAAAACTACGATCTAAATAAAATCACAAACCACAAAAACTACCCCAAACAAGTTAAAGAATGGCAAGACTTGAATTTAAAAACCACAGACAACCTTTTAGAAAACGAGTTCTTGCCCCTAGACACTCTCTATTTTAAAGATTTAGAAGAAGAGGTTAAAAGCTT contains:
- a CDS encoding replicative DNA helicase yields the protein MDHLKHLQQLQNIERIVLSGIVLANHKIEEVHSVLEPSDFYYPPNGLFFEIALKLHEEDCPIDENFIRQKMPKDKQIKEEDLVAIFAASPIDNIEAYVEEIKNASIKRKLFGLANTIREQALESAQKSSDILGTVEREVYALLNGSTIEGFRSIKEVLESAMDLITENQRKGSLEVTGIPTGFVQLDNYTSGFNKGSLVIIGARPSMGKTSLMMNMVLAALNDDRGVAVFSLEMSAEQLALRALSDLTSINMHDLESGRLDDDQWENLAKCYDHLSQKKLFFYDKSYVRIEQIRLQLRKLKSQHKELGIAFIDYLQLMSGNKATKERHEQIAEISRELKTLARELEIPIVALVQLNRSLENRDDKRPILSDIKDSGGIEQDADIVLFLYRGYIYQMRAEDNKIDKLKKEGKIEEAQELHLKVNEERRIHKQNGSIEEAEIIVAKNRNGATGTVYTRFNAPFTRYEDMPIDSHLEEGQETKFEIPTT
- a CDS encoding NAD(P)H-hydrate dehydratase encodes the protein MLSVYEKVNALDKRALEEFNLSEDILMENAAMALERAVLQNASLGAKVIILCGSGDNGGDGYALARRLVGRFKTLVFEMKLAKSPMCQLQKERAKKVGVAIKTWEDNPKDLECDVLVDCVVGSAFKGELEPFLDFESLSQKARFKIACDIPSGIDSKGRVDKRAFKADLTISMGAIKSCLLSDRAKDYVGELKVGHLGVFHQTYEIPTDTFLLEKSDLKLPLRDRKNAHKGDYGHAHVLLGKHSGAGLLSAISALSFGSGVVSIQALECEITSNNKPLELVFCENFPNPLSAFALGMGLENIPKDFKKWLELAPCVLDAGVFYHKEVLQALEKEVILTPHPKEFLSLLKLVGINISMLELLDNKLEIARDFSQKYPKVVLLLKGANTLIAHQGRTFINNLGSVALAKAGSGDVLAGLIVSLLSQNYTPLDAAINASLAHALAGLEFKNNYALTPLDLIEKIKRL
- the crdS gene encoding copper-sensing histidine kinase CrdS — translated: MRGWAIALTHYEKKSLKLFLGTYLGSSFVLMLVISVLAFNYEKNEKIKMIRMDMDKMASKIASEVVALHMQTHGDYQNALNALISRYKDASIALFDSKRRVLYSNIPESENLIKNHKEAGFFSFKGEYYLFSDETFAHLGVAKMLFKNSKPLHFSSLYRNIVLVFVIAFLCVIGVSVFLGRLFLKPIRNEITRIDHFLKNTTHELNTPMSALVLSLKTLEDNQQHRRIKIAIQRMSFLYRSLSYLVMQDIERETPMLLDLKALIIKENTLFSEMIDYHKLEFKSDLVGVEFKAKEQDFISLYSNLLMNAIKYSVMHGYIHIELTHAFLKVKNLGYEIPKDKIAELSVRYARFNSGVLGYGIGLDLVKKVCEKYKMRLEIHSEPSLKGSFYENSFCVQFQG
- the crdR gene encoding copper response regulator transcription factor CrdR, translating into MQKKIFLLEDDYLLSESVKEFLEHLGYEVSCAFNGKEAYERLSVERFNLLLLDVQVPEMNSLELFKHIKNDFLISTPVIFITALQDNATLKNAFNLGASDYLKKPFDLDELEARIKRFFNDDPIEIMPNIFYYQHSLNIKGKKEILAPKTAQLLEYFLEHKGQIISSQVLENNLWEQAIDDSTLRTYIKVLRKLLGKNCIETHKGVGYRFNPL
- a CDS encoding restriction endonuclease subunit R, whose translation is MPKLEKILLEITQLDPSKECLKFLANRIKSSDYRGLHLSQHNRYDQNKIKTIIQAIFNEVGEDFLQIRTTDMSQRPSNIIGEEVYAKVVDNICKSEMPQDNLGKKNQVTQDSLRKNLFVDIHRMGLIERYNKNKEPTNPYIQSNIKYIRLTPLAIEFLNAQDLLRKKFCYTQSLENLLQGFGAECREVMIELDNHYLDIEEMMFFVTFLNIENFTRSEIIEYVREYRSLSRIQKEKLKELVQDYCDPNHFNGNKLEKRDYHNWKNQAQQIFSLLEQSVFFETNKERLILKTLNEENKQNDKKLKRSIKEKALYFEKHGVKKEKGFELHHIVPLCLARSIEEFDLLDKWENLIYIDAFNHAKISQTQNKHICLYFKDCDVILSKGLKEEQESLYFTYIENVLYKLDLQNIMLEYNKDLLHSKNG
- a CDS encoding site-specific DNA-methyltransferase, with the translated sequence MILNKIYIEDVFMFLDKLEDKSVDLAIIDPPYNLKIASWDSFKNDEEFLTFSYAWIDKMLPKIKDTGSFYIFNTPFNCALFLAYLRQKKAHFLNFITWVKKDGFANAKKRYNHAQESILFYSMHKKNYTFNADEVRIAYESTERIKHAQSKGILKNNKRWFPNPKGKLCLDVWEITSQRHVEKENGKILKPKHPSIKPKALIERMIKASSNENDLILDLFSGSGMTSLVAKSLGRNFIGCESHAGYVHESLEMFRYNEYK
- a CDS encoding DNA-methyltransferase is translated as MNINKVFYHSSTNMHEAPDNSVDLIITSPPYFNIKDYAKNGTQDLQHSAQHVEDLGALEKYEDYLLGLLKVWLECYRALKPNGKLCINVPLMPMLKKVLNTHYNRHIFDLHADIQRSILHDLNNMLENKPKMFLLDVYIWKRANPTKRLMFGSYPYPRNFYAQNTIEFIGVFVKDGKPKQPTEEQKEQSQLTQEEWVEFTKQIWEIPIPNKNDIAFGKHAALMPAELARRLIRLYSCVGDVVLDPFSGSGTTLREAKLLKRNFIGYELYENYKPLIEQKLGNLFDFE
- a CDS encoding DNA methyltransferase — translated: MKTNEAQFYEILENLFIGVKIEDKQESLLDPNAKAMKNGMLNLMKAKSKYYQSKKQELEKFIDLKCQNNNDLKEELFDKLYSFFKRYLSANGGIYFNDTPLYDSLYTKSDYEKCSLKKDTALFYKTKDLYYVKSETNYKDFCFELENITFNFDTSSLESKKNNEKVDLVFNLKDTDTKTNTLNFSVTLSSKGNQTKISEILKECLNQGVELDEEVLKKALGKFKKQGSMDYFIHKNALGFLKEQLDLYLFEYLFKEMTEFDDKRLNGINTIKEVALQVILLVSEFENELCKIWNKPRFVLNSHFIVSLDRLKAKNYDLNKITNHKNYPKQVKEWQDLNLKTTDNLLENEFLPLDTLYFKDLEEEVKSLFSENEINGTLIKSENYQALNSLKNRYKEAIDCIYIDPPYNTQNNEFVYADNFKRSSWLAMMENRLELAHALLNDKGVIFVSIDDNEQAYCKALMDEVFNGGGGVITL